Proteins from one Nomia melanderi isolate GNS246 chromosome 3, iyNomMela1, whole genome shotgun sequence genomic window:
- the IFT52 gene encoding intraflagellar transport 52 yields the protein MSSIFGAGDGNDNTNVIIFDTSKCKRKLNEEFKVLQRKLKSKWKFVENNEALTEETLSTGKVLVLPEPQNKFTELEMNSIRTFLNSSRHILVMLGEGGENKSNTNVNFLLEEFGIMVNNDSVIRMSYSQTMHPKECVISQGISNKSIFSKNHDEYTDINFLYPYGATLNVAQPSVVALSSGSIAVPINRPICAYHYSEASGGKLVVLGSSKMLTDMYIDKEKNDLLREMIFDFFESKEIVAKEYQMDYVDFWEYNFVPDISQQSDSPKVCTQDMDIMDNSYDYTKLFKHHLYSINLNIVPACIKAYEILGVKHERLSLIPPHFEAPLPPTQAAVFPPSFQELPPPALELFDLDEAFSSDLLKLSQLTNKYMATKDLTKDIELDHYIREFGSLIRINNSSIHTAKEVLNSVFQSICSYKAMHE from the exons ATGAGCTCAATTTTCGGTGCTGGTGACGGTAATGATAATACGAATGTCATAATTTTTGACACTTctaaatgtaaaagaaaattgaatgaagaaTTTAAAGTGTTGCAAAGAAAGTTAAAATCTAAATGGAAATTTGTTGA aaataatgAAGCATTAACAGAAGAAACATTATCAACAGGTAAAGTGTTAGTGTTACCAGAACCCCAAAATAAATTCACGGAATTAGAAATGAATTCCATtagaacatttttaaattctagTAGACATATTTTAGTTATGCTTGGAGAAGGCGGTGAAAATAAGTCaaatacaaatgtaaatttcttATTGGAAGAATTTGGTATAATGGTGAACAAtg atAGTGTAATACGTATGAGCTATAGTCAAACAATGCATCCAAAAGAATGCGTAATTTCACAAGGAATATCAAATaagtcaatattttcaaaaaatcatgATGAATAcac AGATATAAATTTTTTGTATCCATATGGTGCAACTTTAAATGTAGCTCAACCGTCAGTAGTTGCACTATCTTCTGGATCAATTGCAGTTCCAATAAATAGACCTATCTGTGCATATCACTACAGTGAAGCCAGTGGTGGTAAATTGGTTGTTTTAGGTTCATCAAAAATGTTAACAGACATGTATAtcgataaagaaaaaaatgatttattaagggaaatgatatttgatttttttgaATCAAAAGAAATTGTGGCTAAAGAATATCAAATGGATTATGTAGAT TTTTGGGAATATAATTTTGTGCCTGATATATCACAGCAATCAGACAGTCCAAAAGTATGCACGCAAGATATGGACATAATGGATAATTCTTATGattatactaaattatttaaacatcaCTTATATTCAATAAACTTAAATATAGTACCAGCTTGCATAAAGGCTTATGAAATTTTAGGAGTGAAACATGAACGTCTTAGTTTAATTCCACCACATTTTGAAGCTCCATTACCACCCACACAGGCAgca GTGTTTCCACCAAGTTTCCAAGAGTTACCGCCACCAGCTTTAGAATTATTTGATTTGGATGAAGCTTTTAGTTCcgatttattgaaactttctcaattaacaaataaatatatggcTACAAAAGATCTGACAAAAGATATTGAATTGGATCATTATATCAGAGAATTTGGAAGTTTAATAAGAATAAACAATTCCAGTATTCACACAGCAAAAGAAGTATTAAATTCTGTCTTTCAAAGTATTTGCAGTTATAAAGCCATGCATGAATAA
- the Nf-YC gene encoding nuclear factor Y-box C isoform X2, with the protein MDLKTQSLPLARIKKIMKLDGDVKMISAEAPMLFSKAAEIFIHELTLRAWVHTEDNKRRTLQRNDIAMAITKYDQFDFLIDIVPRDELKQSKAQSESTVRTSMNSDQVHYYFQLAQQQVSANQNVQSSNTTTQPIQIVQPSTGQIQTINIGSPVEQESNSSSTTQTVTVQSPQQSSGQQVIQLQAQQTPTTQTGGIQIVQQIVTPSGEIQQIPIQLTPQQLQMIRMQVQGGSNQPIIIQAAPIPAQPQLIQVAQGAQAPVFLQTSGTDNE; encoded by the exons ATGGACCTGAAAACACAGTCATTACCATTAGCAAggataaagaaaataatgaaattggaTGGTGATGTGAAAATGATAAGTGCAGAGGCTCCTATGTTGTTTTCTAAAGCAGCAGAAATTTTTATACATGAATTGACATTGAGGGCATGGGTTCATACAGAAGATAATAAGAGACGTACACTTCAACGAAATGATATAGCAATGGCAATAACTAAGTACGATCAGTTTGATTTTCTTATTGATATAGTTCCTAGGGATGAATTGAAACAAAGTAAAGCACAAAGTGAAAGTACTGTACGTACATCTATGAATTCAGATCAAGTACATTACTACTTTCAATTAGCACAGCAACAAGTGTCTGCTAACCAAAATGTACAAAGTAGTAATACAACGACACAGCCTATACAAATTGTACAGCCTTCTACTGGACAAATTCAGACAATCAATATAGGTAGTCCAGTAGAACAG GAAAGCAATAGCTCAAGTACAACACAAACGGTAACAGTACAAAGTCCACAACAATCATCAGGTCAACAAGTTATACAATTACAAGCTCAACAAACACCTACCACACAAACTGGTGGTATACAAATAGTTCAACAAATTGTAACACCTAGTGGAGAAATACAACAAATACCT atACAATTGACACCTCAACAACTTCAAATGATTCGTATGCAAGTGCAGGGTGGAAGCAATCAACCTATCATAATCCAAGCTGCTCCTATACCAGCTCAACCTCAATTAATACAAGTCGCGCAAGGCGCTCAAGCACCTGTCTTTCTACAAACTAGCGGAACTGACAATgagtaa
- the Nf-YC gene encoding nuclear factor Y-box C isoform X1, translating into MSVFFVNANQDSEVEGDSNGDLQIASPGSSEAQQALAQFWPKVTEEIKKITTMDLKTQSLPLARIKKIMKLDGDVKMISAEAPMLFSKAAEIFIHELTLRAWVHTEDNKRRTLQRNDIAMAITKYDQFDFLIDIVPRDELKQSKAQSESTVRTSMNSDQVHYYFQLAQQQVSANQNVQSSNTTTQPIQIVQPSTGQIQTINIGSPVEQESNSSSTTQTVTVQSPQQSSGQQVIQLQAQQTPTTQTGGIQIVQQIVTPSGEIQQIPIQLTPQQLQMIRMQVQGGSNQPIIIQAAPIPAQPQLIQVAQGAQAPVFLQTSGTDNE; encoded by the exons ATGTCGGTATTTTTTGTGAATGC TAATCAAGATAGTGAAGTCGAGGGAGATTCCAATGGAGATCTACAAATTGCATCACCTGGTAGTTCAGAAGCTCAGCAAGCTCTGGCTCAGTTTTGGCCAAAGGTtacagaagaaattaaaaaaattactact ATGGACCTGAAAACACAGTCATTACCATTAGCAAggataaagaaaataatgaaattggaTGGTGATGTGAAAATGATAAGTGCAGAGGCTCCTATGTTGTTTTCTAAAGCAGCAGAAATTTTTATACATGAATTGACATTGAGGGCATGGGTTCATACAGAAGATAATAAGAGACGTACACTTCAACGAAATGATATAGCAATGGCAATAACTAAGTACGATCAGTTTGATTTTCTTATTGATATAGTTCCTAGGGATGAATTGAAACAAAGTAAAGCACAAAGTGAAAGTACTGTACGTACATCTATGAATTCAGATCAAGTACATTACTACTTTCAATTAGCACAGCAACAAGTGTCTGCTAACCAAAATGTACAAAGTAGTAATACAACGACACAGCCTATACAAATTGTACAGCCTTCTACTGGACAAATTCAGACAATCAATATAGGTAGTCCAGTAGAACAG GAAAGCAATAGCTCAAGTACAACACAAACGGTAACAGTACAAAGTCCACAACAATCATCAGGTCAACAAGTTATACAATTACAAGCTCAACAAACACCTACCACACAAACTGGTGGTATACAAATAGTTCAACAAATTGTAACACCTAGTGGAGAAATACAACAAATACCT atACAATTGACACCTCAACAACTTCAAATGATTCGTATGCAAGTGCAGGGTGGAAGCAATCAACCTATCATAATCCAAGCTGCTCCTATACCAGCTCAACCTCAATTAATACAAGTCGCGCAAGGCGCTCAAGCACCTGTCTTTCTACAAACTAGCGGAACTGACAATgagtaa